From the genome of Ictalurus furcatus strain D&B chromosome 4, Billie_1.0, whole genome shotgun sequence, one region includes:
- the LOC128606887 gene encoding protein tilB homolog isoform X3: MFVETSCPVRESERAFTAAVFSSCLFLGRFAFNKRNACSTGFRSNDWSGPVEDDSAPSNRQIFSKNSRKRREDDEQTWEDRLQENWENCTELNLSYQDLGDAFQLENFRRILRRLIRVERLQLVDNALCDLSSIRLPRCKSLNLHQNHLKSLAQLPKIPAIEHLCVSENNIRSLAELKLLEHTPLHTLTLKHNPCEFLEDYRSRVFSYLPNLKVLDGIPKLPEDSVPLCFQESSRLCIIL, from the exons ATGTTCGTGGAGACCAGCTGTCCTGTCCGCGAGTCAGAGAGG gcttttactgcagctgtcttcagttcctgcttgttcttgggGCGTTTTGCCTTCAACAAGAGAAACGCATGCTCAACTGGATTCAGGTCAAATGATTGGTCAG GACCTGTAGAAGATGACAGTGCTCCTAGCAACAGGCAGATCTTTAGCAAGAATAgcaggaagaggagagaagatgaTGAGCAAACATGGGAGGACAGGCTACAGGAGAATTGGGAGAACTGTACG GAACTGAATTTGTCCTACCAAGATCTGGGAGATGCGTTTCAGCTAGAAAATTTCAGGCGAATCCTGAGAAGGCTAATCCGAGTGGAGCGCCTGCAGCTAGTGGACAATGCACTGTGTGACCTCAGTTCCATCCGCCTGCCAAG ATGTAAAAGCCTGAACCTGCACCAAAATCACTTGAAGTCTCTCGCTCAGCTGCCAAAGATCCCTGCAATTGAACACCTGTGTGTGTCCGAGAACAACATCAGGAGTCTGGCAGAGCTGAAGCTGCTGGAACACACACcgctgcacacactcacactcaaacATAACCCTTGTGAGTTCTTGGAGGACTACCGCTCACG TGTGTTCTCCTATTTGCCAAATCTCAAAGTCCTGGATGGAATCCCAAAGCTGCCAGAAGATTCGGTGCCTCTCTGTTTCCAGGAATCCTCTAGGCTTTGCATCATTCTGTGA
- the LOC128606887 gene encoding protein tilB homolog isoform X4: MPKGFTTTGGHVRKLPSSRFRFTSWYQLKETDVRGDQLSCPRVREGPVEDDSAPSNRQIFSKNSRKRREDDEQTWEDRLQENWENCTELNLSYQDLGDAFQLENFRRILRRLIRVERLQLVDNALCDLSSIRLPRCKSLNLHQNHLKSLAQLPKIPAIEHLCVSENNIRSLAELKLLEHTPLHTLTLKHNPCEFLEDYRSRVFSYLPNLKVLDGIPKLPEDSVPLCFQESSRLCIIL, translated from the exons ATGCCAAAGGGATTCACTACGACTGGCGGACATGTCCGAAAG CTGCCATCCAGTCGATTCCGGTTCACCTCATGGTATCAGCTCAAGGAAACCGATGTTCGTGGAGACCAGCTGTCCTGTCCGCGAGTCAGAGAGG GACCTGTAGAAGATGACAGTGCTCCTAGCAACAGGCAGATCTTTAGCAAGAATAgcaggaagaggagagaagatgaTGAGCAAACATGGGAGGACAGGCTACAGGAGAATTGGGAGAACTGTACG GAACTGAATTTGTCCTACCAAGATCTGGGAGATGCGTTTCAGCTAGAAAATTTCAGGCGAATCCTGAGAAGGCTAATCCGAGTGGAGCGCCTGCAGCTAGTGGACAATGCACTGTGTGACCTCAGTTCCATCCGCCTGCCAAG ATGTAAAAGCCTGAACCTGCACCAAAATCACTTGAAGTCTCTCGCTCAGCTGCCAAAGATCCCTGCAATTGAACACCTGTGTGTGTCCGAGAACAACATCAGGAGTCTGGCAGAGCTGAAGCTGCTGGAACACACACcgctgcacacactcacactcaaacATAACCCTTGTGAGTTCTTGGAGGACTACCGCTCACG TGTGTTCTCCTATTTGCCAAATCTCAAAGTCCTGGATGGAATCCCAAAGCTGCCAGAAGATTCGGTGCCTCTCTGTTTCCAGGAATCCTCTAGGCTTTGCATCATTCTGTGA
- the LOC128606887 gene encoding protein tilB homolog isoform X1: MSESSSGVNTSSGSFPKSHSSHYSELSYTHTPLSVEHTTDSGIVATPLPSSRFRFTSWYQLKETDVRGDQLSCPRVREGPVEDDSAPSNRQIFSKNSRKRREDDEQTWEDRLQENWENCTELNLSYQDLGDAFQLENFRRILRRLIRVERLQLVDNALCDLSSIRLPRCKSLNLHQNHLKSLAQLPKIPAIEHLCVSENNIRSLAELKLLEHTPLHTLTLKHNPCEFLEDYRSRVFSYLPNLKVLDGIPKLPEDSVPLCFQESSRLCIIL, from the exons ATGTCCGAAAG TTCATCAGGAGTGAACACCAGCAGTGGCAGTTTCCCCAAATCGCACTCTTCCCATTACTCTGAACTCAGttatacacacactcctctctcagTGGAGCACACAACAGACTCCGGCATCGTCGCCACTCCA CTGCCATCCAGTCGATTCCGGTTCACCTCATGGTATCAGCTCAAGGAAACCGATGTTCGTGGAGACCAGCTGTCCTGTCCGCGAGTCAGAGAGG GACCTGTAGAAGATGACAGTGCTCCTAGCAACAGGCAGATCTTTAGCAAGAATAgcaggaagaggagagaagatgaTGAGCAAACATGGGAGGACAGGCTACAGGAGAATTGGGAGAACTGTACG GAACTGAATTTGTCCTACCAAGATCTGGGAGATGCGTTTCAGCTAGAAAATTTCAGGCGAATCCTGAGAAGGCTAATCCGAGTGGAGCGCCTGCAGCTAGTGGACAATGCACTGTGTGACCTCAGTTCCATCCGCCTGCCAAG ATGTAAAAGCCTGAACCTGCACCAAAATCACTTGAAGTCTCTCGCTCAGCTGCCAAAGATCCCTGCAATTGAACACCTGTGTGTGTCCGAGAACAACATCAGGAGTCTGGCAGAGCTGAAGCTGCTGGAACACACACcgctgcacacactcacactcaaacATAACCCTTGTGAGTTCTTGGAGGACTACCGCTCACG TGTGTTCTCCTATTTGCCAAATCTCAAAGTCCTGGATGGAATCCCAAAGCTGCCAGAAGATTCGGTGCCTCTCTGTTTCCAGGAATCCTCTAGGCTTTGCATCATTCTGTGA
- the LOC128606887 gene encoding protein tilB homolog isoform X2 encodes MSESCHPVDSGSPHGISSRKPMFVETSCPVRESERAFTAAVFSSCLFLGRFAFNKRNACSTGFRSNDWSGPVEDDSAPSNRQIFSKNSRKRREDDEQTWEDRLQENWENCTELNLSYQDLGDAFQLENFRRILRRLIRVERLQLVDNALCDLSSIRLPRCKSLNLHQNHLKSLAQLPKIPAIEHLCVSENNIRSLAELKLLEHTPLHTLTLKHNPCEFLEDYRSRVFSYLPNLKVLDGIPKLPEDSVPLCFQESSRLCIIL; translated from the exons ATGTCCGAAAG CTGCCATCCAGTCGATTCCGGTTCACCTCATGGTATCAGCTCAAGGAAACCGATGTTCGTGGAGACCAGCTGTCCTGTCCGCGAGTCAGAGAGG gcttttactgcagctgtcttcagttcctgcttgttcttgggGCGTTTTGCCTTCAACAAGAGAAACGCATGCTCAACTGGATTCAGGTCAAATGATTGGTCAG GACCTGTAGAAGATGACAGTGCTCCTAGCAACAGGCAGATCTTTAGCAAGAATAgcaggaagaggagagaagatgaTGAGCAAACATGGGAGGACAGGCTACAGGAGAATTGGGAGAACTGTACG GAACTGAATTTGTCCTACCAAGATCTGGGAGATGCGTTTCAGCTAGAAAATTTCAGGCGAATCCTGAGAAGGCTAATCCGAGTGGAGCGCCTGCAGCTAGTGGACAATGCACTGTGTGACCTCAGTTCCATCCGCCTGCCAAG ATGTAAAAGCCTGAACCTGCACCAAAATCACTTGAAGTCTCTCGCTCAGCTGCCAAAGATCCCTGCAATTGAACACCTGTGTGTGTCCGAGAACAACATCAGGAGTCTGGCAGAGCTGAAGCTGCTGGAACACACACcgctgcacacactcacactcaaacATAACCCTTGTGAGTTCTTGGAGGACTACCGCTCACG TGTGTTCTCCTATTTGCCAAATCTCAAAGTCCTGGATGGAATCCCAAAGCTGCCAGAAGATTCGGTGCCTCTCTGTTTCCAGGAATCCTCTAGGCTTTGCATCATTCTGTGA